One Triticum dicoccoides isolate Atlit2015 ecotype Zavitan chromosome 4B, WEW_v2.0, whole genome shotgun sequence genomic window carries:
- the LOC119294912 gene encoding chaperone protein dnaJ 11, chloroplastic-like, with amino-acid sequence MISPCPTLSFHSSGFFSRSASFSRPASFSPRPMSPPALPAAQAPPPVLSAQFAHPATLSRSAFFSTSDVAVLVRDASSCFYEVLGLDAGASDGEIKAAYHCLARAVHPNVSLHPATSADDFIRVHAAYSMLSNPSKRNDYDRRMIMIPSAVGCRSGPNLARSPSFTGCRRRTWETDQCW; translated from the coding sequence ATGATCTCCCCGTGCCCCACTCTCTCCTTCCACTCCTCTGGCTTCTTCTCCCGCTCCGCCTCCTTCTCCCGTCCGGCCTCATTCTCCCCGAGGCCCATGTCGCCGCCTGCCTTGCCGGCCGCCCAGGCACCGCCGCCGGTGCTCTCGGCCCAATTCGCCCACCCCGCCACCTTATCCCGCTCCGCCTTCTTCTCCACATCTGACGTCGCTGTGCTGGTCCGCGACGCCTCCTCCTGCTTCTACGAGGTGCTAGGCCTGGACGCCGGTGCGAGCGACGGGGAGATCAAGGCCGCGTACCACTGTCTAGCTCGCGCTGTCCACCCGAACGTGTCCCTGCACCCTGCCACATCCGCCGACGACTTTATACGGGTGCACGCCGCCTATAGCATGCTCTCCAACCCCAGCAAGCGCAACGACTATGACCGCCGCATGATCATGATCCCCTCTGCCGTCGGCTGCCGCAGCGGCCCGAACCTCGCCCGCTCGCCATCGTTCACCGGGTGCCGCCGCCGCACCTGGGAGACCGACCAGTGCTGGTGA